In one Trichlorobacter lovleyi SZ genomic region, the following are encoded:
- a CDS encoding nuclear transport factor 2 family protein, translating to MNEKLSRKTFLKASAIGTIGVATMGLAACASSDAAETSTSETDILQLQDRLWVLEAKEEIRYKLCLYCRGDDRQDAEEGKKMFAEDSYVDFGTNPDTGPVFKGTGWDWVDKCVNVTDKGITAAGGFYAHFMGNIAITVNGKKAGSETYVTAPVMFPNGDGTYTLIQGVARYCDKWEYRNGEWLVIERHVTNDYGYYLQSSALLKPYDGSFDKNDPSYAALAYGK from the coding sequence GTGAATGAAAAGCTATCCCGGAAAACTTTTTTGAAGGCAAGCGCTATCGGCACAATAGGCGTTGCGACTATGGGGCTTGCCGCATGTGCTAGTTCGGATGCCGCAGAAACAAGCACATCGGAAACGGATATTTTGCAGCTACAAGACAGATTATGGGTTTTGGAGGCAAAAGAAGAGATACGTTACAAACTATGTTTATATTGTCGCGGTGATGACAGGCAGGATGCCGAAGAAGGCAAAAAAATGTTTGCAGAAGACTCTTATGTTGATTTTGGAACAAACCCCGATACGGGTCCCGTTTTTAAAGGAACCGGTTGGGACTGGGTTGATAAGTGCGTGAATGTTACCGACAAGGGGATAACGGCTGCGGGCGGATTCTACGCTCACTTCATGGGTAATATTGCAATTACCGTCAACGGGAAAAAAGCGGGGTCGGAAACATATGTTACGGCTCCGGTAATGTTTCCGAACGGGGATGGCACATATACTCTAATACAAGGCGTCGCTCGCTATTGCGACAAGTGGGAGTATCGCAATGGGGAGTGGCTAGTAATCGAACGGCATGTCACCAATGATTATGGATATTACTTGCAATCGTCCGCTCTTTTAAAACCATACGACGGGTCGTTCGACAAGAACGACCCGTCGTATGCGGCCCTTGCTTACGGCAAGTGA
- a CDS encoding FAD-binding protein → MSKQGTQKTKEDMSRRGFLKASGLAMGTMALGLTAGCGDNVTRIGSSSNTTTDPNLPAAWDAEADVVIVGFGGAAAAAMITNKEKGINAKLLVLEAQDEDKKPIGQRVYAPSTYKCGGGTWLGAGTADQTASGFTETADEFYTTTLAAVGVGGDAALIKAYSENIAEVYSMLKDAGVTYGNYQPLYTSPPSGGVLIYGNERRLVRDGKTSKAVPHMHMAEKKKDANGNYLGTTAGNTLWVALETKALASMGTNDKVLYNTRATRLITNADGRVVGVAAVKTKAGETDDNGVPVVDESTTYYYKAKKAVLFCNGGFINNKDLLELYQPKSALCNGGQVPSYAGNCMDIGTGLLMGQAIGAGTKSLNNAENWCPIYYETNNFVKAIIVNPSGERFAPEDLSGSEMGAWIVNTYPSAWIIFDQKIYDSIGAATAQYLVTHSANTIDELATKISAPYLGQTLARYNTFAAAGKDDQFNKDPSVLQKIETGPFYAYKREINRVFAQTTGGLRINPKSQVLTAKGSVITGFYAAGSVTANVNSQYYVGGGSTSGAFAFGRIAIQQIAKETAWDAS, encoded by the coding sequence ATGAGTAAACAAGGCACACAAAAAACAAAAGAAGATATGTCACGCCGTGGTTTTCTTAAGGCAAGTGGTCTTGCCATGGGAACAATGGCTTTGGGGCTTACTGCTGGCTGCGGGGACAATGTCACTCGAATTGGTAGCTCCAGCAACACCACCACAGATCCGAATTTACCAGCAGCATGGGATGCTGAGGCCGATGTTGTAATAGTCGGATTCGGCGGCGCGGCAGCGGCGGCAATGATCACAAACAAGGAAAAGGGGATCAATGCAAAGCTGCTGGTGCTGGAAGCCCAGGACGAAGATAAAAAGCCCATAGGACAACGGGTTTACGCCCCAAGCACCTATAAGTGCGGTGGTGGCACTTGGTTGGGTGCCGGTACTGCCGATCAAACCGCCTCCGGCTTTACTGAAACTGCTGACGAATTCTATACCACCACTCTTGCTGCTGTGGGTGTTGGTGGAGATGCTGCCTTGATCAAGGCATACAGCGAAAACATTGCCGAGGTCTACAGCATGCTTAAAGATGCCGGAGTGACATACGGGAATTATCAGCCCCTATACACGTCACCTCCATCTGGTGGTGTTCTCATCTACGGCAACGAGCGTCGACTTGTACGTGACGGCAAAACAAGCAAGGCTGTGCCGCATATGCATATGGCCGAAAAGAAAAAAGATGCAAACGGTAACTATCTCGGCACTACTGCCGGCAATACACTGTGGGTTGCACTGGAAACCAAAGCGCTGGCCTCCATGGGTACGAACGACAAAGTTCTGTACAACACCAGGGCTACCCGCTTGATTACCAATGCCGATGGGCGCGTGGTCGGGGTCGCCGCAGTAAAAACAAAAGCCGGCGAAACGGATGACAACGGAGTACCGGTGGTGGACGAGTCGACCACCTACTACTACAAGGCAAAAAAGGCGGTGCTTTTCTGTAACGGGGGTTTTATCAACAACAAGGACCTGCTGGAATTGTATCAGCCGAAGTCTGCGTTATGTAACGGTGGTCAAGTACCCTCCTATGCAGGCAACTGTATGGATATTGGGACCGGCCTCCTCATGGGGCAAGCAATTGGGGCAGGCACCAAGTCGCTCAACAATGCTGAAAACTGGTGTCCCATTTATTACGAGACAAACAACTTTGTGAAAGCAATCATTGTCAATCCATCAGGAGAACGATTCGCCCCCGAAGACCTGTCTGGTTCGGAAATGGGTGCGTGGATTGTCAACACCTACCCGTCAGCATGGATCATCTTCGACCAGAAGATTTATGACAGCATCGGCGCCGCCACCGCCCAATATCTCGTCACACATTCTGCAAATACAATTGATGAGCTGGCCACAAAGATCAGCGCACCATACCTTGGGCAGACGTTGGCACGATATAATACCTTTGCTGCCGCCGGCAAGGATGACCAGTTCAACAAGGATCCGAGCGTACTCCAGAAAATTGAAACGGGTCCGTTCTATGCCTATAAACGTGAGATAAACAGAGTGTTTGCTCAAACAACTGGCGGCTTGCGTATAAACCCAAAATCACAAGTCCTAACTGCCAAGGGCAGCGTCATCACCGGTTTTTATGCCGCTGGGTCCGTAACAGCCAACGTTAACTCCCAATACTATGTCGGCGGCGGCAGCACAAGCGGCGCCTTTGCCTTTGGCCGCATTGCCATCCAGCAGATTGCCAAAGAAACTGCATGGGACGCCAGTTAG
- a CDS encoding cytochrome c — translation MELKRYLIFAVLLISLFTFSGCGEDKTIYETDTNTGGTTQKSFTFTSQTDVAPSSTVTSNSITVSGVTGAVPISVTGGSYSIGDAEFTTTAGTVSTGQSVRVRHTASALNGTTTTTTLTIGNVSGTFKSTTSGGSGVLDGEAQYKKSCGTSTCHGVPTRIPAAFRNVTAFKNYGMTFGLDDTQLQKIADYLATQP, via the coding sequence ATGGAGTTAAAAAGATATTTGATTTTTGCTGTATTGTTGATTTCGTTATTCACATTTAGTGGCTGTGGAGAAGATAAAACAATATACGAAACTGATACTAACACTGGTGGTACAACTCAAAAATCTTTCACGTTTACAAGCCAAACTGATGTAGCACCATCTTCTACAGTAACTTCCAACTCAATTACCGTTAGTGGCGTTACCGGTGCTGTGCCTATCAGTGTTACAGGCGGCAGCTACTCCATCGGAGACGCAGAATTTACCACTACTGCCGGCACGGTAAGTACAGGGCAATCTGTACGGGTACGGCATACCGCTTCGGCTTTAAACGGCACAACCACAACCACAACATTAACTATTGGCAACGTATCAGGCACATTTAAGAGCACAACCAGCGGTGGCAGTGGCGTGTTGGACGGAGAGGCACAATACAAAAAAAGCTGCGGCACTTCAACATGCCATGGTGTACCCACACGCATACCAGCGGCATTCAGAAATGTAACGGCGTTCAAGAATTACGGCATGACTTTTGGTTTGGACGATACACAGTTACAGAAAATTGCAGACTATCTGGCAACCCAACCGTAA
- a CDS encoding sigma-54-dependent Fis family transcriptional regulator: protein MTVNKEEFFREMTLRMSSSLDINIVLKLVLEYLQRFMPLNQVHLSYAADGQLAESNTSNCVALANDGMYPDIRCHASQPSKIQQWVLKQKRPFMDKDILVVNDCQHIASGPDSASSLIVPLRIDTKLIGFLWLWAMGENRFNADHADLLESVAAPFALALSNVNSYASLLKNRETIIDDNRFLNNELLSQAEGRIIGASMGLRDVMILVQQVARQNTTVLIVGETGTGKEGIANAIHFASPRKDGPFIKINCGAIAENLIDDELFGHEKGAFTGATSEKRGRFERANGGTFFLDEIGELPLQSQVRLLRVLQNKVISRVGGEKPIPVDVRIIAATNRDLKQMVAEGRFREDLWFRLEVFPISIPPLRQRKEDIPALIRHFVTQKSKELNIAPSPAVAPGAYERLMSYGWPGNVRELENMVERELIRYQGGLLRFDCLLLEEKCREAAAVSNNIETSTRPLSLDEAMCLHINNVLEMTNNKIHGTNGAAELLGINPSTLRGRMRNLGILHGTRNAKRTK, encoded by the coding sequence ATGACTGTCAACAAGGAAGAGTTTTTCAGGGAAATGACGTTAAGGATGTCGAGCAGTCTTGACATCAACATAGTCTTAAAACTGGTGCTGGAGTACCTACAGAGATTTATGCCTCTCAACCAAGTGCACTTGTCTTACGCTGCGGATGGACAACTGGCTGAAAGCAATACGAGCAATTGTGTCGCATTGGCAAACGACGGTATGTATCCCGACATTCGGTGTCATGCCTCTCAGCCTTCCAAAATACAACAGTGGGTACTTAAACAGAAGAGACCTTTCATGGATAAAGATATTCTTGTAGTTAACGACTGCCAGCACATCGCTTCTGGTCCGGATAGCGCCAGCTCTCTCATTGTGCCTCTTCGAATCGACACCAAGCTTATCGGATTTTTATGGCTTTGGGCTATGGGTGAAAACAGATTTAACGCTGACCATGCCGATTTGTTGGAAAGTGTGGCCGCTCCATTTGCATTGGCGTTGTCTAATGTTAATAGCTACGCTTCATTGCTTAAAAACAGGGAGACAATCATAGACGATAACCGTTTTCTGAATAATGAACTCCTTTCGCAGGCGGAAGGCAGAATCATCGGAGCGAGTATGGGGTTACGTGACGTGATGATACTGGTGCAACAGGTGGCACGACAAAATACCACGGTGCTGATCGTTGGCGAAACGGGAACGGGCAAGGAGGGAATTGCCAATGCGATCCATTTTGCCTCACCGCGTAAAGATGGCCCCTTTATCAAGATCAACTGCGGTGCAATTGCCGAAAATCTTATTGATGACGAATTATTTGGTCATGAAAAGGGAGCATTTACGGGGGCTACTTCTGAAAAGCGTGGGAGGTTTGAGCGGGCCAATGGTGGCACATTTTTTCTCGATGAAATCGGCGAATTACCGCTTCAGAGTCAGGTAAGGTTGTTGCGTGTATTACAAAATAAGGTGATCAGCCGTGTGGGTGGAGAGAAGCCAATTCCTGTTGACGTGCGGATAATAGCGGCAACCAATCGAGATTTGAAACAGATGGTTGCTGAAGGTCGGTTCCGGGAAGACCTCTGGTTTCGTCTGGAGGTCTTCCCTATCTCGATACCACCTCTTCGACAGCGTAAAGAGGATATTCCCGCCTTGATCCGCCACTTTGTGACGCAGAAAAGCAAGGAGCTGAACATTGCTCCTTCCCCTGCAGTTGCGCCAGGCGCGTATGAGAGACTTATGAGTTATGGCTGGCCTGGCAATGTCCGTGAGCTTGAAAATATGGTGGAACGAGAGCTGATTCGCTATCAAGGTGGGCTCCTGAGATTCGACTGTCTGTTGCTGGAAGAAAAATGTCGAGAAGCCGCTGCGGTGTCCAACAATATCGAAACATCTACCAGGCCTTTAAGTCTCGACGAAGCAATGTGCTTGCATATCAACAATGTTTTGGAGATGACAAACAATAAGATTCATGGGACCAACGGAGCTGCAGAATTGCTTGGCATCAATCCTAGCACGTTGCGAGGGCGAATGCGTAATCTTGGAATCCTGCACGGAACAAGAAACGCAAAACGAACTAAGTAG
- a CDS encoding DUF3187 family protein, protein MNLPFSFRLLIMAFVSAVWANSAFAVEITPFRTTNLNPLIQIYGLPSETSSTVLAAGSSQLQLTQDIASLYSTKSTANEHILLDGELYRWTLAGRYGITDRLELGLELPVTLQGGGFLDGFIMDWHRVFGLPQGGRDTAQKNKLRYYYSRNGVKQLDISHASGGIGDLSILGAYRLFEQQTETDHDTLALRSQLKLPTGDSASLRGSGGVDIALFLSGAMNRRTEWGTLGLFASVGGLYTSDGDILKNQRENFVGFGSTGLGWSPADWVSFKVQCSLTSAFYNQSSLSELGKATALLTTGGTLKLPGNYQLDIGVGEDIAVATAPDVTFHLGLSKKF, encoded by the coding sequence ATGAATCTGCCTTTTTCATTCCGCTTGTTGATCATGGCTTTTGTATCCGCGGTTTGGGCAAACAGTGCCTTCGCCGTTGAGATCACTCCCTTCCGTACAACAAACCTCAATCCGCTGATACAGATTTACGGATTGCCGTCAGAGACCTCATCCACAGTGCTTGCCGCAGGCAGTTCCCAGCTGCAGTTGACCCAGGATATTGCCAGCCTGTACAGCACCAAGAGCACTGCCAATGAACATATCCTGCTGGATGGCGAGCTCTACCGCTGGACCCTGGCCGGACGTTACGGCATAACCGACAGGCTTGAGCTGGGCCTTGAACTCCCGGTAACCCTCCAGGGTGGCGGTTTTCTGGATGGCTTCATCATGGATTGGCATAGAGTATTCGGACTCCCCCAGGGTGGCCGCGACACGGCCCAAAAAAACAAACTGCGCTATTATTACAGCAGAAACGGCGTCAAGCAGCTTGATATAAGCCACGCCTCAGGCGGCATCGGGGATCTCAGCATTCTGGGTGCCTACCGGTTGTTTGAACAGCAGACCGAAACCGATCATGATACGCTTGCACTGCGCAGTCAGCTCAAGCTGCCCACCGGCGACAGCGCCAGCCTGCGGGGGAGTGGCGGTGTTGACATTGCCCTGTTCCTCAGCGGCGCCATGAATCGCCGGACAGAATGGGGGACGCTGGGCCTGTTTGCATCAGTCGGGGGTCTGTACACCAGCGATGGCGACATCCTGAAAAACCAGCGCGAAAACTTCGTTGGCTTCGGCAGCACCGGTTTGGGCTGGTCACCGGCGGACTGGGTCAGCTTCAAGGTACAGTGCTCCCTCACCTCAGCCTTCTATAACCAAAGTTCCCTCAGCGAACTGGGCAAGGCAACCGCCCTGCTCACCACCGGCGGCACCCTCAAACTGCCGGGCAACTATCAGCTTGATATCGGTGTTGGCGAGGATATCGCAGTGGCCACAGCCCCTGATGTCACCTTTCACCTGGGGCTCAGCAAGAAATTTTAA
- a CDS encoding arylesterase, with translation MNYRAVVWSLCSLLLLWGCSSAPLLQPLPPDAVVLAFGDSLTAGTGATPETSYPAVLSRLIGRTVVNAGIPGEVTAAGLARLAETLDREKPALVLLCLGGNDFLQRLDQAKTGENLRSMVRMMRERGIAVVLIGVPRLGFGVDVPGWYAELAKEAGVPYEGKLLKRILADRSLKSDPIHPNAAGYQQLAEGLAAVLKKNGALPK, from the coding sequence ATGAACTATAGAGCTGTTGTATGGTCCCTGTGTAGCCTGCTCCTGCTTTGGGGCTGTTCCTCTGCTCCGTTGTTGCAACCGTTGCCACCCGATGCCGTTGTCCTGGCTTTTGGCGACAGCCTGACGGCCGGTACCGGCGCAACGCCTGAAACCAGCTATCCCGCTGTCCTAAGCCGTCTGATCGGACGCACGGTGGTGAATGCCGGGATACCCGGTGAGGTGACCGCGGCAGGCCTGGCGAGGCTGGCCGAGACACTGGACCGGGAAAAACCGGCACTGGTGCTGCTCTGTCTGGGAGGGAACGATTTTTTGCAGCGGCTTGATCAGGCCAAGACCGGGGAAAATCTGCGCAGCATGGTCCGCATGATGCGTGAACGGGGGATCGCTGTGGTTTTGATCGGAGTGCCGCGGTTGGGATTCGGGGTGGATGTACCGGGGTGGTATGCTGAACTGGCCAAAGAAGCGGGTGTGCCGTATGAAGGCAAACTGCTGAAACGGATTCTGGCCGACCGTTCACTCAAGTCGGACCCGATCCATCCCAATGCTGCCGGTTATCAGCAGCTTGCGGAGGGACTGGCTGCAGTCTTGAAGAAAAACGGGGCGCTGCCCAAATAA